The following proteins are co-located in the Fusarium verticillioides 7600 chromosome 7, whole genome shotgun sequence genome:
- a CDS encoding CMGC protein kinase — translation MELPEWKAALTMSQRYETIQRIQASLASMSEAIAIEQAAYQIASTQDEYNLACQPTSTPTPSPPQEEEEGDSGIRIGPYGNCRPVSDGVTSEVFRSGDKALKVIVTYQDIEPHNPQREARILKGLREPCIPLLETFRDQEQRFVLVFPFMPCTLADLLANGPLPLDAVRSIFRDVLHALKDIHAQGIIHRDIKPSAILLSSSTGPAYLSDFGTAWHPELSTQSEPADDKILDIGTGPYRAIEVLFGHKSYGPEVDMWGVGVMLSEALRDPPTPIFESRAVHEDGNQLGLILSVFKTIGTPTPETWPEAKQFKVAPFELWTVFPARPWEELLPNVDLDFIDLVSSLLRYDSQRLTAEQALAHKALAVNP, via the exons ATGGAACTACCGGAATGGAAAGCTGCCCTGACCATGTCTCAGCGCTATGAGACGATTCAAAGAAT ACAAGCCTCCCTTGCTAGCATGAGTGAGGCCATCGCCATAGAACAGGCCGCCTACCAAATCGCTTCTACTCAG GACGAGTATAATCTCGCCTGTCAGCCAACCTCGACACCGACGCCTTCGCCTCcccaggaggaagaggagggtgaCTCTGGGATACGCATTGGGCCGTATGGGAACTGTAGACCTGTCTCGGATGGTGTAACTTCAGAGGTCTTTCGTTCGGGTGATAAGGCGCTTAAAGTCATTGTGACTTATCAGGATATCGAGCCGCATAATCCGCAGAGGGAGGCCAGGATACTCAAGGGATTGAGAGAACCGTGTATTCCCCTCCTCGAAACGTTTCGCGATCAGGAGCAGAGATTTGTTCTCGTCTTTCCGTTCATGCCGTGTACTCTGGcagaccttcttgccaacggTCCTTTACCGCTTGATGCCGTCCGATCTATCTTTCGAGATGTCTTGCACGCTCTGAAAGATATACACGCACAAGGCATCATTCACCGAGACATCAAACCGTCTGCAATCCtcctctcatcttcaaccgGCCCAGCATATCTCTCCGACTTTGGCACAGCATGGCATCCCGAGCTATCAACCCAATCAGAACCAGCAGACGATAAAATCCTCGACATCGGAACAGGCCCTTACCGCGCGATAGAAGTTCTCTTTGGACATAAATCCTATGGTCCAGAGGTTGATATGTGGGGAGTAGGAGTCATGCTTTCAGAAGCACTCCGCGATCCTCCAACCCCTATATTCGAGTCTCGCGCTgtccatgaagatggcaaccAGCTTGGTCTTATCCTCAGCGTCTTCAAGACCATTGGTACGCCCACGCCTGAGACATGGCCCGAGGCGAAACAGTTCAAGGTCGCACCTTTCGAGCTCTGGACTGTCTTCCCCGCTCGGCCTTGGGAAGAGCTTCTTCCCAATGTAGACCTTGACTTTATCGATCTCGTGTCATCGCTGCTTCGCTACGACAGTCAGCGACTTACCGCTGAACAG GCTCTTGCCCACAAAGCCTTGGCCGTAAACCCCTGA
- a CDS encoding hypothetical protein (At least one base has a quality score < 10), which produces MAPRLFDGEGAVMLSTFFTALARDDAAKTVTSPSSRYLLSSLHLFGSVSTQFAPIWNSWVEAVLDLPSEATRDVALASLISNDRGAVLAKGNMDLQKHIIGQAVLLAVGGSNDWELLEAAVTYQTLTDSNYRDLVQALVEILEKEPSKTESTLQALEITAKGRPELFSRDERVHTTLVALLLGLSELENSTISSKATAIRNLLDTHTDGKLPVVAVVQANLERAGTQSLDINTLVSQAYNAVSSDIPSEELFPSTNVWMKELAPLLELSVNPALSITNSIGGAAALVKGAPRSANLRIYRDRKGRAIPARMALYVSQLSEKLPLSQLPKPFQLELLYLQCLTVQLISDQITCMEENRLWQTLKHAEGSAQAEEFVSKTRGILNQLAVDASAWSDSEEKPIIQDLIDLLTQHSQELTPRGLYSARALSELIQFLAEAHGASSSFEDALLKPDVLKISPTTVLPASAIITGFGETLQPSKIANNFCNKVVSEIAGAKADSDKTLMTLVLLSQCAQIYEAGEMPVANNRIVFAVRQITSWLEEPESLSPALCAEICRALNKLLPCMKDVYGSYWEKTIEFCISLWNRAHEFELNEALPFIHSSLKLFKTIESLQEPNDDLEDALKEYASAKPRALIELLRLPRDTRSQPLEIVDAMLCREAQKISLRHVPDLSDIFGLVASESRDIQTAAFNLLHQALPEQQQQKSIDALLEKTGMCNGLHHEDQELTVSDARLPDELLSLLLDAPTLEKYSDEMLAEFPSPIRSYLLSWKLVFDAYSTSSFKIRNDFTDNLKQDNCVGPLLDFMFDVLGHSAAHPLKLEKVNLTSEHIQDYDVKLAESEPEEKDMQWLLVHLFYLLHKYTPGLFRAWYIDCRSKQTRIAVESWTTKYFSPIIVSDVLDEVQKWADSQEPPAMDEKELVVRVARSSREIIAGYEVDEDQAAIAIKIPQNYPIENVSVQSLNRVAVNEKKWQSWIMTTQGVITFSNGNIIDGLQVFKRNILGALKGQSECAICYSIISTDKRMPDKRCTTCKNLFHRTCLYKWFQSSNQNTCPLCRNPIDYLGSDTKRRQG; this is translated from the coding sequence ATGGCACCTCGCTTATTCGACGGTGAAGGGGCTGTAATGCTCTCGACGTTCTTCACTGCTTTGGctcgtgatgatgctgccaaAACTGTCACTTCGCCCTCTTCAAGGTACCTTCTCTCCTCGCTTCATCTTTTCGGCTCTGTGTCGACCCAATTCGCACCTATCTGGAACTCTTGGGTCGAGGCTGTCCTCGATCTACCATCAGAGGCTACTCGTGACGTCGCCCTTGCATCACTGATCTCCAACGATAGAGGAGCTGTTCTCGCCAAGGGAAACATGGACCTGCAAAAGCACATTATCGGCCAGGCTGTTCTTTTGGCGGTCGGTGGTAGCAACGATTGGGAATTGTTGGAGGCTGCTGTCACATATCAAACTCTTACCGACAGCAATTACCGAGACCTtgttcaagctcttgtcgAAATCCTTGAGAAGGAGCCTTCGAAGACGGAATCAACCCTCCAAGCCTTGGAGATTACTGCCAAGGGCCGACCAGAGCTGTTCTCCCGCGATGAGCGCGTTCACACAACATTGGTAGCTCTGCTTCTCGGTCTCTCTGAGCTTGAAAATTCCACTATTTCTTCAAAGGCGACTGCCATCCGCAATCTCCTCGATACTCACACTGACGGAAAGTTAcctgttgttgctgtcgtTCAGGCCAACCTCGAACGAGCGGGAACGCAGTCTCTGGACATTAACACGTTGGTGTCACAAGCATACAACGCGGTCTCGAGTGATATCCCCTCTGAAGAGCTCTTCCCAAGCACCAACGTGTGGATGAAGGAGCTCGCGCCATTATTGGAACTGTCCGTCAATCCTGCTCTATCAATTACTAATAGCATcggtggtgctgctgctctgGTAAAAGGAGCTCCTCGATCTGCCAACCTGAGAATTTATCGGGACAGAAAGGGACGTGCCATTCCTGCAAGGATGGCTCTTTATGTGTCTCAGCTTTCGGAGAAGCTTCCACTGTCTCAGTTGCCCAAACCCTTCCAGCTTGAGTTGTTGTATCTTCAGTGTCTGACTGTGCAGCTCATCTCTGATCAAATCACCTGTATGGAGGAGAACCGACTGTGGCAGACTCTGAAGCATGCTGAAGGAAGTGCACAGGCCGAAGAGTTCGTCTCCAAGACACGTGGGATCTTGAATCaattggctgttgatgctagCGCCTGGAGCGACTCAGAAGAGAAGCCgatcatccaagaccttATTGATCTGTTGACCCAACACTCTCAGGAGCTGACACCCAGAGGTCTATACAGTGCACGTGCACTCAGTGAGCTTATTCAATTCCTAGCTGAGGCACATGGGGCATCATCCAGTTTCGAAGATGCTCTTCTGAAGCCTGATGTTCTCAAGATTAGCCCTACTACCGTCCTGCCGGCTTCGGCTATCATTACTGGGTTTGGCGAGACTCTGCAGCCATCCAAGATTGCAAACAACTTCTGCAACAAGGTCGTGAGTGAGATCGCAGGAGCCAAGGCAGATAGTGACAAGACGTTGAtgactcttgttcttctgtcTCAATGTGCTCAGATTTACGAGGCGGGCGAAATGCCAGTCGCTAACAACCGAATCGTTTTTGCCGTTCGTCAAATCACCTCTTGGCTTGAAGAGCCCGAGAGCTTGAGCCCGGCTCTCTGTGCCGAGATTTGTCGGGCATTGAACAAACTGCTACCTTGTATGAAGGACGTTTACGGATCTTACTGGGAAAAGACCATCGAGTTTTGCATATCGCTGTGGAACCGTGCACACGAGTTCGAGTTGAACGAGGCTCTTCCCTTCATTCACTCCTCACTCAAGTTATTCAAGACAATTGAGTCTTTGCAGGAGCCTAACGACGATCTTGAGGATGCCCTGAAGGAGTACGCCAGTGCCAAGCCTAGGGCGTTGATTGAGCTGCTGCGACTTCCTCGAGATACTCGCTCTCAGCCACTTGAGATTGTGGATGCCATGCTTTGCCGAGAGGCCCAGAAGATCTCTCTGCGACATGTGCCTGATCTGTCTGATatctttggcttggtggCGTCGGAATCGCGGGACATCCAGACAGCTGCGTTTAACCTGcttcaccaagctcttcctgaacagcaacagcagaagTCCATTGATGCTTTGCTGGAAAAGACAGGTATGTGTAACGGTCTACACCATGAGGACCAGGAATTGACAGTCTCAGACGCCCGACTCCCTGACGAACTCCTCtcacttcttcttgacgccCCTACGCTCGAAAAGTACTCAGATGAAATGCTCGCCGAATTTCCCTCACCTATCCGCTCATACCTCCTCTCCTGgaagcttgtctttgatgcTTACTCGACATCATCGTTCAAGATCCGAAACGACTTTACCGACAACCTTAAGCAAGATAATTGCGTAGGGCCACTGCTAGACTTCATGTTTGATGTGCTAGGTCACTCAGCTGCTCATCCGTTGAAGTTAGAAAAGGTCAACCTCACTTCAGAGCACATCCAAGACTATGATGTCAAATTGGCAGAGTCGGAGcccgaggagaaggacatgCAGTGGCTATTGGTTCATCTCTTCTACCTTCTTCACAAGTACACACCTGGCTTGTTCCGTGCTTGGTACATCGACTGTCGCTCGAAGCAGACACGGATCGCTGTTGAGTCGTGGACAACCAAGTACTTCTCACCCATCATAGTCTCAGACGTCCTAGATGAAGTCCAAAAGTGGGCTGATAGCCAGGAGCCTCCTGCTATGGACGAGAAAGAACTTGTTGTACGTGTCGCGCGATCCTCCAGAGAAATCATAGCTGGCTATGAAGTCGACGAGGATCAAGCAGCAATTGCCATCAAGATCCCTCAGAACTACCCCATCGAGAATGTCTCTGTACAGAGTCTAAACCGAGTCGCTGTCaatgagaagaagtggcAGAGTTGGATCATGACGACACAGGGTGTCATCACCTTCTCCAACGGCAACATCATCGATGGTCTTCAAGTCTTCAAGCGAAACATTCTCGGTGCGCTTAAGGGGCAGAGCGAGTGTGCTATTTGCTACAGCATTATCTCGACTGACAAGCGCATGCCCGATAAGAGATGTACTACTTGCAAGAACTTGTTCCACAGGACGTGTTTGTACAAGTGGTTCCAGAGCAGTAACCAGAATACGTGCCCGCTGTGTCGAAATCCAATTGACTATCTGGGTTCGGATACGAAGAGACGGCAGGGTTAG
- a CDS encoding hypothetical protein (At least one base has a quality score < 10), producing MAPRLFDGEGAVMLSTFFTALARDDAAKTVTSPSSRYLLSSLHLFGSVSTQFAPIWNSWVEAVLDLPSEATRDVALASLISNDRGAVLAKGNMDLQKHIIGQAVLLAVGGSNDWELLEAAVTYQTLTDSNYRDLVQALVEILEKEPSKTESTLQALEITAKGRPELFSRDERVHTTLVALLLGLSELENSTISSKATAIRNLLDTHTDGKLPVVAVVQANLERAGTQSLDINTLVSQAYNAVSSDIPSEELFPSTNVWMKELAPLLELSVNPALSITNSIGGAAALVKGAPRSANLRIYRDRKGRAIPARMALYVSQLSEKLPLSQLPKPFQLELLYLQCLTVQLISDQITCMEENRLWQTLKHAEGSAQAEEFVSKTRGILNQLAVDASAWSDSEEKPIIQDLIDLLTQHSQELTPRGLYSARALSELIQFLAEAHGASSSFEDALLKPDVLKISPTTVLPASAIITGFGETLQPSKIANNFCNKVVSEIAGAKADSDKTLMTLVLLSQCAQIYEAGEMPVANNRIVFAVRQITSWLEEPESLSPALCAEICRALNKLLPCMKDVYGSYWEKTIEFCISLWNRAHEFELNEALPFIHSSLKLFKTIESLQEPNDDLEDALKEYASAKPRALIELLRLPRDTRSQPLEIVDAMLCREAQKISLRHVPDLSDIFGLVASESRDIQTAAFNLLHQALPEQQQQKSIDALLEKTDARLPDELLSLLLDAPTLEKYSDEMLAEFPSPIRSYLLSWKLVFDAYSTSSFKIRNDFTDNLKQDNCVGPLLDFMFDVLGHSAAHPLKLEKVNLTSEHIQDYDVKLAESEPEEKDMQWLLVHLFYLLHKYTPGLFRAWYIDCRSKQTRIAVESWTTKYFSPIIVSDVLDEVQKWADSQEPPAMDEKELVVRVARSSREIIAGYEVDEDQAAIAIKIPQNYPIENVSVQSLNRVAVNEKKWQSWIMTTQGVITFSNGNIIDGLQVFKRNILGALKGQSECAICYSIISTDKRMPDKRCTTCKNLFHRTCLYKWFQSSNQNTCPLCRNPIDYLGSDTKRRQG from the exons ATGGCACCTCGCTTATTCGACGGTGAAGGGGCTGTAATGCTCTCGACGTTCTTCACTGCTTTGGctcgtgatgatgctgccaaAACTGTCACTTCGCCCTCTTCAAGGTACCTTCTCTCCTCGCTTCATCTTTTCGGCTCTGTGTCGACCCAATTCGCACCTATCTGGAACTCTTGGGTCGAGGCTGTCCTCGATCTACCATCAGAGGCTACTCGTGACGTCGCCCTTGCATCACTGATCTCCAACGATAGAGGAGCTGTTCTCGCCAAGGGAAACATGGACCTGCAAAAGCACATTATCGGCCAGGCTGTTCTTTTGGCGGTCGGTGGTAGCAACGATTGGGAATTGTTGGAGGCTGCTGTCACATATCAAACTCTTACCGACAGCAATTACCGAGACCTtgttcaagctcttgtcgAAATCCTTGAGAAGGAGCCTTCGAAGACGGAATCAACCCTCCAAGCCTTGGAGATTACTGCCAAGGGCCGACCAGAGCTGTTCTCCCGCGATGAGCGCGTTCACACAACATTGGTAGCTCTGCTTCTCGGTCTCTCTGAGCTTGAAAATTCCACTATTTCTTCAAAGGCGACTGCCATCCGCAATCTCCTCGATACTCACACTGACGGAAAGTTAcctgttgttgctgtcgtTCAGGCCAACCTCGAACGAGCGGGAACGCAGTCTCTGGACATTAACACGTTGGTGTCACAAGCATACAACGCGGTCTCGAGTGATATCCCCTCTGAAGAGCTCTTCCCAAGCACCAACGTGTGGATGAAGGAGCTCGCGCCATTATTGGAACTGTCCGTCAATCCTGCTCTATCAATTACTAATAGCATcggtggtgctgctgctctgGTAAAAGGAGCTCCTCGATCTGCCAACCTGAGAATTTATCGGGACAGAAAGGGACGTGCCATTCCTGCAAGGATGGCTCTTTATGTGTCTCAGCTTTCGGAGAAGCTTCCACTGTCTCAGTTGCCCAAACCCTTCCAGCTTGAGTTGTTGTATCTTCAGTGTCTGACTGTGCAGCTCATCTCTGATCAAATCACCTGTATGGAGGAGAACCGACTGTGGCAGACTCTGAAGCATGCTGAAGGAAGTGCACAGGCCGAAGAGTTCGTCTCCAAGACACGTGGGATCTTGAATCaattggctgttgatgctagCGCCTGGAGCGACTCAGAAGAGAAGCCgatcatccaagaccttATTGATCTGTTGACCCAACACTCTCAGGAGCTGACACCCAGAGGTCTATACAGTGCACGTGCACTCAGTGAGCTTATTCAATTCCTAGCTGAGGCACATGGGGCATCATCCAGTTTCGAAGATGCTCTTCTGAAGCCTGATGTTCTCAAGATTAGCCCTACTACCGTCCTGCCGGCTTCGGCTATCATTACTGGGTTTGGCGAGACTCTGCAGCCATCCAAGATTGCAAACAACTTCTGCAACAAGGTCGTGAGTGAGATCGCAGGAGCCAAGGCAGATAGTGACAAGACGTTGAtgactcttgttcttctgtcTCAATGTGCTCAGATTTACGAGGCGGGCGAAATGCCAGTCGCTAACAACCGAATCGTTTTTGCCGTTCGTCAAATCACCTCTTGGCTTGAAGAGCCCGAGAGCTTGAGCCCGGCTCTCTGTGCCGAGATTTGTCGGGCATTGAACAAACTGCTACCTTGTATGAAGGACGTTTACGGATCTTACTGGGAAAAGACCATCGAGTTTTGCATATCGCTGTGGAACCGTGCACACGAGTTCGAGTTGAACGAGGCTCTTCCCTTCATTCACTCCTCACTCAAGTTATTCAAGACAATTGAGTCTTTGCAGGAGCCTAACGACGATCTTGAGGATGCCCTGAAGGAGTACGCCAGTGCCAAGCCTAGGGCGTTGATTGAGCTGCTGCGACTTCCTCGAGATACTCGCTCTCAGCCACTTGAGATTGTGGATGCCATGCTTTGCCGAGAGGCCCAGAAGATCTCTCTGCGACATGTGCCTGATCTGTCTGATatctttggcttggtggCGTCGGAATCGCGGGACATCCAGACAGCTGCGTTTAACCTGcttcaccaagctcttcctgaacagcaacagcagaagTCCATTGATGCTTTGCTGGAAAAGACAG ACGCCCGACTCCCTGACGAACTCCTCtcacttcttcttgacgccCCTACGCTCGAAAAGTACTCAGATGAAATGCTCGCCGAATTTCCCTCACCTATCCGCTCATACCTCCTCTCCTGgaagcttgtctttgatgcTTACTCGACATCATCGTTCAAGATCCGAAACGACTTTACCGACAACCTTAAGCAAGATAATTGCGTAGGGCCACTGCTAGACTTCATGTTTGATGTGCTAGGTCACTCAGCTGCTCATCCGTTGAAGTTAGAAAAGGTCAACCTCACTTCAGAGCACATCCAAGACTATGATGTCAAATTGGCAGAGTCGGAGcccgaggagaaggacatgCAGTGGCTATTGGTTCATCTCTTCTACCTTCTTCACAAGTACACACCTGGCTTGTTCCGTGCTTGGTACATCGACTGTCGCTCGAAGCAGACACGGATCGCTGTTGAGTCGTGGACAACCAAGTACTTCTCACCCATCATAGTCTCAGACGTCCTAGATGAAGTCCAAAAGTGGGCTGATAGCCAGGAGCCTCCTGCTATGGACGAGAAAGAACTTGTTGTACGTGTCGCGCGATCCTCCAGAGAAATCATAGCTGGCTATGAAGTCGACGAGGATCAAGCAGCAATTGCCATCAAGATCCCTCAGAACTACCCCATCGAGAATGTCTCTGTACAGAGTCTAAACCGAGTCGCTGTCaatgagaagaagtggcAGAGTTGGATCATGACGACACAGGGTGTCATCACCTTCTCCAACGGCAACATCATCGATGGTCTTCAAGTCTTCAAGCGAAACATTCTCGGTGCGCTTAAGGGGCAGAGCGAGTGTGCTATTTGCTACAGCATTATCTCGACTGACAAGCGCATGCCCGATAAGAGATGTACTACTTGCAAGAACTTGTTCCACAGGACGTGTTTGTACAAGTGGTTCCAGAGCAGTAACCAGAATACGTGCCCGCTGTGTCGAAATCCAATTGACTATCTGGGTTCGGATACGAAGAGACGGCAGGGTTAG